The stretch of DNA tcatttcatcattaaattaTCTTTAGAAGGCCTCTGTGTTCACGTGGCGTTGTCTACCCTCTTCTCTCCGAATACAACATGGTAGAGCTGAGCTCGCGTCAGAGGTGTATAGTAACTATGACTGAGACCATTGATGTAAAAATAGTGGCCAAGGAAATGATGCGATTGGTTTGGCCGACTTCAAAGGTCGCTTATAGTTATAAACTCTTTACCTTAGGTTGTTATTTGAAGTCTATTCCGGGTCAGGAATCATTTGTAATCGTGTTGAATGTTGGGTCTTTCTCCGTTTTCGAAATTAGCCTGTTCCAGACGTTCAGTTGGTAAACGCGGAGAAAGATGGAGGGGGGCTTAGCATCCCATGGAACTCTCCATCTTTCGCCGCATTTACCAAATGAACGCCTGAAACAGGCCAATTTCGAATTTCTGTTCATATAGAATACTTTGATTGgcttcttgttttttttagcCACTCCTGTTAGCAGGATGAGCAACATATGCGTGAGACTGCCACAAGTCAttcttttgctctaaaactCTGCGGAACGAACTCGAAAATACGAGCGGCGAGGAGCGAAGCCTAGGACATCTAGTGAGCTCAAGGACGCGTGAAAATAGCGTTTCAGGTCACGTGGTCGTTGCTCGCAGCTCGCATATCATGTTTCCTATTTTGGAGCGGTTTGTGTGTCACAGATGTTAGAGCGAAAGAGAGACTATTTTAATTTAAAGACATCTTCTCTTGGGAAATCGGTGCCTCGAAGACAAAAACTAGTCTTTTTCCAGATGCCTGTTCTTTTCGGAAAAGTTAATTTTATTCATTTGCATATCCCCAAACAGGATACGCGAATATGGAAACAAGATCTGCTACTGCATTGCTAACTCACAAAAAACTGAATGAAAAGATATGGAAAAACAGAGCAGAACATATAAAAGGCTCGTTTTTAAACGGAAACGTATTATTGAGGCCGATGACACCTGGCGATCAGAGCATATTCACTGCAAAGTCTAAACAATAAGGAAATAAATGTCATACCCCTCAGGACTGTCAGGATAAAATGTCTGGATTATTAAAACCACCACACCAACAAATCCTTTGTCTAAGAAACCCATGAATGAATACACAAAGCCTCCAGAAGCCTGAAACGAAACGAACAACGAAGAAATGAACGATCAACTCGTGTTTtatcatagttaatcgagggactggttatgaaaccttagaactttcaaaagcgagaacaatgttgttgcaatcgatgttgaattgaccgtgaccctgcacaatctgttgttttcgcttcgcacgggttcgcaaattagttgcacataatttaatcaaaggatttgattggttatcttctcgaaaacaggcgtgttttgtgcagggtcaaggccaagaatacggacaaaaacatgaaacaaaggaacttgtcctgtttcataaccatctccatgcattaaatatggttttatgaagaaaataTTTGAACGTGGTACGAGCTCAAACATAACTTTTGAAATATTTGGGAAATTAGCACATTATTTCTACAGTTTGGGCCCTTCTCAATATTATTCACTCAATGAATCTCCTGTATCGGGTAGACAAATATGAAAACAACCATCACCGCTGATCATCCATGTACCGAGCTTATTGGGAGCTTTTTGTTGGGACGACTATAACTTTTACGGCAACGGTTCGAAACCTTAGCTTGAATAAGTGAAAAAAGAGGCTAATACGATATGCATTTGGTACATTTGTTTCTCATCCTctgcaaaaaagtgaaaatgctaAATTTAAGGTTTGGCGACAAcagaaaacaacagccaatagttaattttctttgtttattcaCTCGTTACTGACTTCACTAACACTACTATTGCAAAGAGATCAATAGATTGCGAAAATGTTCTTTTATCGGTCTTCGCTGCTAAATCTCCCAAATAGAGTTCTAGCTCAGGTCGGGAATACAAAGGTCCTATTGatggttttcaagtgacgttatcgccgccatgttggtggacgaaaacaaaagatctctcattagcagCAATGTTATCCGTGTCCCTaaagattggttgcaaaccgtCTATTAatcctggttttcactagagaCGCAAGTGCTAGCACAAGCGCAAacataagtagcttatgctaataagtgaaaacgaacgtcgacaaaAGCATCATAATCAACAGcggcctccgccattttgttgaaTTCTCAGACGCggagaatctggaacgagtgctttaattggacAGGCAAGGCCAGACGTACAGCAAAATTACTTGggcttatgctgtgtttcgtttttacacagcgcaagcgaacgcaagcgtAAGTGCAATCAGAaggaaaaggtaaaattttgaTTCTTGTGCTTAAGCTtgggtagcctgcgtagcaagtgttcctgttcgacagaagagctccgaaacgattttccggaAATTGGCTGCGCGAAAGTTGGGGAAAGAgactcagtctcttgccccaactttcgctcGGCGAATTtccggaaaatcgtttcgaagctcttttgTCCAACAGCAACacacttgctacgcaggctaatgcTTGCGTCAagcccgttttcacggtgaaataagcgctcttatgctttgcgcttgtgcttgcgttgccagtgaaaaccaggctttagttgTTGTCGTCGCTCGCCGTATTAAGACCTGGATTAAAGAACTTAAATCTCCGTGCAAAGGGACGccaacattgttgggagttGCGTCCGTTTTGCACGGGGCTTTAGAAAGAATAACCACGACGACTTCTTTCTTGTCACTGCAAGAACTTCGCGATTGTTTGTGATATCAATTGTCTGGCAACTATCAGGGAATTGAACTGGTATGAAAAACGTGAACACTTaacgaaaaaattgaaaattactcGTCGGATTTTCGCGTTCCCCATACAGCaataaatttggttatttcacatTGGTTACGGTCGcaaaattagggagtttaacactagtgttaaatcAAGCGCTATTGTTTAGTtttcccctagggattcaaaacaccactGAGTTGACACTAGAGAACTGTCAACACTAGTGTTGCactgtgttcttttttttcaagtgtgaCCGCTAtcattgttgttttgctgaatGCGCCAAAGATATCTTTCATAATGCGCGTCGCACGTGCAGTACGCTTATTTGTTCAACTATcaaccaataataatattttttgttgcGTTGATGTTGCTGTAGCCGTCAGCGTtgcttaataggccatttccgagttcatgtctgcctcctcttcaaagcgagtctaagtgcgaagtttttgtgatggtaattacttctactttacatatgaatgaaacctaattttcataacaaaacttcgcacttagacttgccttgaagaggaggtagatatgaactcggaaatggcctattattagggagcttaagcacgcgggtttttgagacgcggacgacaaccggaagtgagcaattttcccttttaacttgttttcacatAACCACAGTCaaattgctaagtatcttttcggCAGCGGCGCTTCTTTTgattatatattttttggtcTAAAGATTGCCCAGGAACGCACAGTCGAGCGCTTTTTGCGTTGGTCGAGGTATTGTGAACCGGACCTTTCCAACAGCTCATTTTCAAATTGCagtttgcctcggtttcaaagagagtattggtttaaaaaaatgagTAATACATTTTCTTGCGAATATAAAACAATTTCATCGCAAGGTTGTAGCTTTGAAAtagaggcaaacagcaactcggaaatgggttaTTGTCTTACCTTGTCGAGTCCAATCATATCAGCTGTCATGGAGAGTACCGTCACGAGCATGACCGAGTTGCCGCTGCCCACGACGAATGCTGCAGCATATACAGCATCACGAGCTGAAATGGTCTGAACATAGAACCACGCACAAGCGCAAATGACAACTGCGCTTGCAATGCAGAAAGTCcactgaaagaaagaaacagaagaATGTAAATTTGCTCAGATGAGCTCATTCATGGAAAACTGACTGAAGCAGAATACTGCTATTCTCTCTTTGATTTAATTTCGTGTTAATTGGTTTCAAAGATGAAGGAGAGTCAAAAACGAGACTTAAGACATTAGCATTTTTGCTATTTTAAATTCGAGGTGAAATAAaggttattgtattgtattgtattgtattgtattgtattgtattgtattgtattgtattgtattgtattgtattttattgtgttgtgttgtgttgtgttgtgttgtgttgtattgtatgGCGTTTTTCAAGGACACTATGTCAACAAAAGCGTGAGTCATTAACAGTGAGCTTTAAGTAATGGTCAGTTAACATAAGAGGGAGGAACATGCGCTTTAAACAGCGCCATCCAAGATCATGGACGGGAATTTAATTACGTCGAGCTTCCGCACGGGACAGAGGTCTTTTTTGCTATTACCCACCAATCAAACAAACACAAAGGAAGATATCGAAGAGCTTACCTTGGTTCCCAATCTCTTACTGATATTCTTAACCATAACacttgaaaacgctccactgaCAAGGATCACCAAGGGAAAATATGCAATGGCTTCCTGTCAAAGTAATTAATAGGAATACACATTTCAAGAATACGCTGAGTCAGGAACTTATGCAACCtccttcccagggtctctcttctgtGCCTCAGGAGGCACAGAAAAGAGACCGTGGGGCCGAGGTTGGAGATCATGAAAGGGTACCTTGGCCTAAGAGTCAACTCTTTCCGGATTAGTTTTATTTGCAGAACGCCTTCCTTGGGAGATTTAGCACgtccactgttgtaaaagccaatcaaaacaaggCTATCTCAGCATCAAGGGAAAAGTGCATGAtaattttcgcgggaaaaagcTGTTTCTTAAAATACATTTACTCGggaaaaggttgactcaaggaattagtggagatggAGGGTCTCCTTGATCAGCTCCTGTCTGAGTTGactgagaaaaaataaattcggatttttttctcattttaaatgattcaagtttgaaaatattCGAACCCGCGTTACCTTTTACTTACTTTCTGAAAATGAAGAGCGTCTGTCAAATAGAATGGAAAGTAAGACTGTGAAACATTTACAGTGATGCGAGTACACGTGTAGACCACGCCCATCTGAAgtaaagaggaaaaagaaacgTGAAAATCGAAAAACAAGATGGACACAAATTTGCTTTTCATTAACTTCCTCTCACCGCGTAAAATTTTGGATCTTTGAACCATTGTCGCCATGTTTTGGGGCTTTGTTCCACCAATTCTCTCTCCACTGTTTCGATACACAACGAATCTTGTTCATAGGATTGCTCTGCGTCTGATGGCTCTGAAGAAAGGAAGCtattagaccattttcgaattctcacggctggactggatctagcatgaaatggaggctaatgcgggcaaatcttttcaaatgcaaattaatttgcccgcattagcctccatttcatgctagatccagtccaaccgttagaatacgaaactggcctagaCAAATTTATTTGGAAACCCAAGCAATTATGCGACACAAAAATGAGCTACTTATATTCGGTCAGCGTCACCACTAGAACGACCAAAGAACTCCTTTGGAGCTTCAGGTTATAATGCTCGTGGTATATATGTGATCTCACCTGAAGCGACTCTATCTTCGTCTGTTGTTGAAGATACAGGCTCAACTGTTCCCCAGTGgaataaaaacgaaaagaaaaatccTGTACCAACAACGATTATGCTCAAATGCTgaataaataatgaataacgaCACCATTAGTCGGGTTGAATAAAAGGCaaacaattacaacaaaaatcCTGAACTAACGTTCATTCGAATTGTTCTCAGAAACTATTTGTAATATGTGTGGCTATCCGTGATATAATGCAATACAAATACGTACTGAATTGACCgatccccataggggcttttcagggccaatgaaacacaatcaacgaaacaacagaaccgtcgtcaacaacaacaactgttaagaatcccaactggccggaggcaaaccagtcggctatttacaagtgcagccgagaagttgaacaagGGACCACCAGGAAAAcattcaacgagtggttagaacaagtcttgaacccgggaaatccgtggatctcaaggcaagcgtcctaaccgcTGGGCTGCCCTGACTCCCATAAGCAGTGCTTGGTAATCTTTTCAGTAGAAGATCAGTCTATTTTAAGTTTGAATCTGGAAGGCTATTCATGATGGACTGAGGCCCAGAGGCTTTATAAGCCCGTTTTAGCTTTAAATAaacttaattaaattatttaagtACAGTTGAACCCCGTCAGTTCGAAGTCGCAACACCGAAGGAAAGGAGAAGAGTCGGTCCTCGAATTAGCCGGGGGTTCGAAATAAACCGTGCAGGATAAAATACTACACACTGAATATAAGAGTGGTAACTTTACCTGCAAATCTAAAAGTGTAGAGAGGGATTCTATATCTACAGTGTTTCCCGCCACTGAGACTGAAATCTGTGTTTGAGAACGCTTTGTAATTGTGGTTTATTTACCGCCGACTGGGAGATTGTGGAATTCGAATTGTGCCAATTAATGGACAAAGACCATTGTCACAGTGTGCTGTAAAAGCGGTATGAAGATAGTCAACCACCTTTTCATTAAACCAGTAAACTCCGACGTAAAAGGGTAGAATAAGTGCATAGGAAAACAAAGACTAGTTGAATAAGCGGGGGATTCGAAGTACCCGAGTTAGAAATACATGTAAAGGTATTTAACCGTACTTATGACATCATTCAAATGAAGCTCTTGTGCGGTAAGAGGttctgtttcttttcttttaatactATGCAAGGTAGAGAACAATTCTAAAAGAACTTGAAATAATATGGCCATTCAAATCAAGGCCCATCAGTATTGAATGCACAACACTTGAGTTGGAGTCAAAGTCCTTTACACCGGTTTCAAACGTACCGTGAATTCTCGTTTCAAGTTTGGACTGATTCCTTCCTCGCTTTCTTGTCCAAGCAAAACCCATGTGActacataaataaatataccACACACAAATGTCAGCCCTGACCTGAAAAGCGAACAAAACGTCCTTCAACCACAACGTACTACCCACATAAAAGAATGATGGTGTACTGGTCGAAACAGAGTATCATGCTTGTACAAGAACAAATTATACAAAAgtacattttcaaacacataAATGGGGTcatcaactgggttgatatggtaaattgaccaccgtagagAACAATGTTTACTCGAACATATTTGTTCTTTACATGTTTTTGTACTTTGGCCGACCCCGTCACGTAAATTCTCATTATCTACTCGATCACTTTGATTGTTTACGTAACGTTAAAATCTTTCATTAACCACTTATTTGTACACAAAATGAATGTGGATGTGTCATAAAATAGCTATAACTTTCCTCAAGGGTTTTTCCAACCATTTTTGACCTTGTCACCGTGATCCCATTTGTTTCTTGAAAATAGACTTGAAAGACTCTATCAAGTAGCTATATATGTTGTAGCCACGGGGCTCGCCTTATATGCAAAGAAACAATAACTACACTGACGACGAATGACAACTTACTTTTTAACTCATTAAAAACTCACCTCACGGCGTTTAACTCCACTATTTCGCCAGGTCGTTTTGCAATCTCAGGGATTAACGATAAATGTGCGATCTGAACCGCGGCCCAGCCAACGTGAAAGATGATCACAGCAACCGAATAATAAACCATCGGCAACCAACTCGGGCTACTGCTAGAACATACGAAGCACGGACTCATGATAAAGGGCCATGCAATCGCTACGAAAATTGTACCGAATAAATGCCACGATTTTCTTTTGCCATAATGTGAAAAACGTTTCAAAACGAGCCGATCGCAACCAATCCCCATGAACGGGGTCAGAACTGCGTCTGAGCCTTGCGCAATCAAGAAGAGAAGACCTGTCTCGGTGGTGGAAAGTCCAACAACTTTGTTAAAGTAAACTATAAAATAGGTGAACCACACTGCAGAGCACAAATCATTGAAAATGTGTCCAGTGCAGTATGACATTCGTTGTTTGAGCGGAGTGCGGCTTTTAGAATCTTTACGTTTGCCTTGCGGTTCGTCAGAGCAGCGCTCTTTGTTAAAAACCTGACACAAGGCACGACAACCCATCGTTGTCTTCTTTATCTGTGCTGTTTATGATAATCAGCCACCTTTTCTATCGTTCTTTAGGTTTGTCTGGGCAGAGAATTTACAGCTTTGATAACTATGTTTGTTTAACGCACAGGAAACCACACGCGAGACTAAGTTTACTGCTGATTTCCGTTGCACTGACCAACACTTTGTAATGCCGGATAATGCAACTTGACATCATTGTGTAACGTGACTCATTTGTCATGTTTGCAATTCACTCGACCACTGTTTAAAGAGGAAGAGGACATAAGCCACGATTAAGGTTGTATTGTATCACGATATTTCTCATACCGCAATGAGAAATCCAATAATTTCTACTACCGCCACTCAAAATCAATTGAGCGAGCAAATCCTCTTTGTGGCGTAATAATTAAATGATGTTTTATCCTCGCCGCGGAAAGGTCTCGTCTTTCAATTCCTGAGAAGGTGCTTGGCAAAATGAGTCAGCGATAAGTTCTCCGAGATATTTGTTTTTCATGCAGGTACAAACTTCACTCTCCGATGAGGACGAAGACCCGAAAACGCAATCGCAGATCAACGTTAAATCCCACGGCGGCAAACATCCCGGCTTCCACTCTGTTCAAttgatttaataataataggCTAAACTTTAGAAGCTCATAGTTtcttgagtaaaaataacaaacaaactgcggttataaacataacgagacaacgcagtttgtttgttatttttactcaagttgaaatggccgagGAATAAGAGTGTCATAGCTTCTTGTCCAGGCTTCCCCTTTACCAATATTTCCCAAATTTCGTAACAAAACCGTGAAATAATACTGAGAACTTCTAAAACTGAACTGCGGGCATTTTAACTCTTCATTAGATAGTTTGCTAGTTTAGTCGGTTAGTTGGTTAgttagtgagtgagtgagttagTTAGTTCGTTTAGGTAGTTAGTAGATAGTTAACAAATTCTTTTATGTATtcatacattttcttttcatgtGGGTTGACTAGCACTGAGCACCGTCGTATGGTTCGTCAATTCCCTTCTAGTCTTCCCCACTGCATTGTGATGTACTTGATTTTTATTAATgcgattattatttattgttattattattattgttattattattattattattattattattattattattattattattattttataatattgtATAACTTTCTTTATGTAATTGGAGTGAAAATGGAATAAATTAACTTCTCTTTTGGAAGAGCTCTTATTCGGCCAGAGGAAAACGAAAGGTGTAAGACAGAACTGTAGTGGAGGAAAGGCAAGCAGGATTGCAAGCATGCATCATCAAGTTTCGTGACCTTTGCTCCGGTTAAAGCTCAACATCGATAGCCGTTGAAGGACGATAGCCGTTGAAGGACGGCTAACTTTAcgtctaaaaaaagaaaaaaaaacaatttagtttctaaagaaactgtggtactgcgtcggtgggagattgaaacagaaattgattttatcaaacgagttgataaaggtcgaataaccaccgtgaaagatttggaaagctgacgtttcgagcgttagcccttcgattCGTCCGGAGCGAATAGaagaattgtggttgttgtaggtttatatgtgtgcggaggagctttgctattggtagaaataggatgacgtgaatttgtgaatagattaatggacTGAGatgcgttcattgattccgtgtggatgGAGTGTGtttcagttgaaaaataaatttttgtttcaagagttttacggctttctgtgtttccgtgttgtaaggataggccgcaagtagtcatgttgtggtgggagtgattaggaagattaaaatggcgtgcaactggttttgaggcatttgtgtcgtttttttcctacatctcgtaggtgtttcGCGAAAGCGCTCCGCCAATCTTCTGCcgtgtttcgcctatgtagatatttttgcatagtgtgcaggttatgtcagtagatgacgtttgcggagatgccTGTAAAGTagtcagtgattttagcagatcgattaggtcctaagatcttaaccatgttagaaataaagggacaagttttgcattgtgTGCGTGTACAGATAGGTTAACGTTCCTAGGTCAACATTACATCTACATTCCATtcctagtggactaatgcaaatgctgctgcattttgattggctacgctactagcaGACTATagttagtaatagtcctcgagtagcgaaaagagtgacgctttcttttcgttttattcccaaataaatatattttcaacttgcatttgctaacttattattgcctttctgtctgactagttgaGTGGTACTAAAACAagtagacccttcgccctcaagggccacgggtctgaTTGTTAAATAGCGATGAAAAATAGTATTTAAGTATaggcacccattttaaaacagtttacaTTTCAATAAGTGTGACAACCTCAGTCTCTCTCAAACAAGGTGGTGCTGGTAGATGGAATCTAACGTTGACCACGTTGATGTTGTTCCTACGCGGAATTTGGAATCTCGtgtctctctctgtctctctctctctcctctctctctctctcctctctctctctctcctcgcGTCGCTCGCCATGGTGAGGAACGTGGAACGGAACATCTCTGGAGAGGGATCGGCAAGCTCGGAACATGCTCATCAGAGAGACCTTCTTAtcgctttttttaaaaacaacaaaattcagCGTTATTATAAAAATTTTCACTGTTTTGTCGCGATCTTGGTTGGGAGGGCCAGAATGGCATTAGTTTCAGTGACTGTATGGGATTTCCGCCGGCTTTGGCCCAGTGTGAATCAGCTCAAGTTGACTGCATCCTTGAAATTGAGATCTCTCAGTTTTAGAAGGAAACTGTATATAAATTACTCACTTCTACATGCATTCTTTCCAGACATTGTGTTTTCAGTGTGATTTCGTAAGTTTACCATCGGACTTATCAGCTCGGGCGCGGCACAATATTCGGAGCCCTAAAGTGCCTCTATGATTCCAAAGACAGCAAATCATAGTTAATACATGGAGATGGTTGTGAAACTCGACAAGGCTTTTTGTTTaaatgtttttgtctgtatttttggccttgacagTGCACAAAACATACCTTTTTCGAGGAGATTACCatcaaatctttcgattaaattatcctcaactaatttgcgaacccatGCGAagcgaaaaacaaaagattgtacaCTATCAGGGTCACTTGAAAATCGATTGCGACAATATTGTTTCTCGCCTTTGAAGGTTTTTATAATCTGTATCTATTAACTTTGACAAATGGTTCAAGTTTTCTCTTACAAGAAGGCCACTAAACCCTTGGTTACCCTGATGCGCTAGTAACGTCTGACGAAGCCTCATTGGTGAAAGTACCCTGGGTGTCAGAGTCA from Montipora capricornis isolate CH-2021 chromosome 9, ASM3666992v2, whole genome shotgun sequence encodes:
- the LOC138015276 gene encoding major facilitator superfamily domain-containing protein 12-like encodes the protein MGCRALCQVFNKERCSDEPQGKRKDSKSRTPLKQRMSYCTGHIFNDLCSAVWFTYFIVYFNKVVGLSTTETGLLFLIAQGSDAVLTPFMGIGCDRLVLKRFSHYGKRKSWHLFGTIFVAIAWPFIMSPCFVCSSSSPSWLPMVYYSVAVIIFHVGWAAVQIAHLSLIPEIAKRPGEIVELNAVRSGLTFVCGIFIYVVTWVLLGQESEEGISPNLKREFTHLSIIVVGTGFFFSFLFHWGTVEPVSSTTDEDRVASEPSDAEQSYEQDSLCIETVERELVEQSPKTWRQWFKDPKFYAMGVVYTCTRITVNVSQSYFPFYLTDALHFQKEAIAYFPLVILVSGAFSSVMVKNISKRLGTKWTFCIASAVVICACAWFYVQTISARDAVYAAAFVVGSGNSVMLVTVLSMTADMIGLDKASGGFVYSFMGFLDKGFVGVVVLIIQTFYPDSPEGVTCEQCIMYVRLVFSLAPGISALIAMVIVAFVFKSHLVLSCRPRVETIHQCTQTEEDGTFDFYANVVYLPSTNV